One window of Trichoderma breve strain T069 chromosome 3, whole genome shotgun sequence genomic DNA carries:
- a CDS encoding cyclophilin type peptidyl-prolyl cis-trans isomerase/CLD domain-containing protein, with protein sequence MGKGTDKLYITHSEWSSSDAYSASVGAGASRSAQNVPFRKLPFNFCAASLQPFKNPVCTPDGTVFDVEVISAWLEKHPNQNPVNAEPLQKKDLIRLNFARNAEADSLGAGLSDGKGDLIDPVTYKVFTDNTHIVAIRHGNYANVFAWDTVERMNIKAKSWLDLVDDQPFTRADIITLQDPQNMASRNLDQFKYLQDGEQAQLTREQQEERKAGNINAGALGSMGDKVLKAKAAVEKARKAREAGGDVNKSSGALEKSRQSGSAAAVRQPMIQDRKVAANAAAYTTGKAAASFTSTGLTPETSGERALLTDEEFMLKPKRVKTKGYARIETNLGNLTIELQTETAPKAVWNFIRLAQTGYYKGVAFHRNIPNFMIQGGDPTGTGKGGTSIWGKNFNDEFDGPLTHDARGTVSMANKGKNTNSSQFFITYKPTPHLDRKHTIFGRVESGLDVLAKMEDVPTDGSNRPLNKIVIKDIVVFVDPFEEFQAQKKEKERLDKQQEEIRLQGGTEDDKTTWTGKRLRGDGTFAKPDAKQSIGKYLDASAMDQGGLSNKRGGAGDADDVDTWETQPRKKMKAGGFGNFDSW encoded by the exons ATGGGAAAAGGCACCGACAAGCTCTAT ATCACCCATTCCGAATGGTCCTCGTCGGATGCCTACTCCGCCAGCGTAGGAGCCGGCGCCTCCCGCTCCGCACAAAACGTCCCCTTCCGCAAACTCCCCTTTAACTTCTGCGCCGCAAGCCTCCAGCCCTTCAAGAACCCCGTCTGCACCCCCGACGGCACCGTCTTCGACGTCGAAGTCATCAGCGCCTGGCTCGAGAAGCACCCGAACCAGAACCCCGTCAACGCCGAGCccctgcagaagaaggaccTGATCCGCCTCAACTTTGCCAGGAATGCAGAGGCAGACTCGCTCGGCGCCGGCCTGAGCGACGGCAAAGGCGATCTGATCGACCCCGTCACCTACAAGGTCTTCACCGACAACACGCACATCGTCGCCATCCGACACGGCAACTATGCCAATGTCTTCGCCTGGGACACCGTCGAGCGCATGAacatcaaggccaagtcGTGGCTGGATTTGGTCGACGATCAGCCCTTTACGCGCGCCGACATCATCACCCTTCAGGACCCCCAGAACATGGCGAGCCGGAATCTCGACCAGTTTAAATACCTACAAGATGGCGAACAGGCGCAATTGACAAgggagcagcaagaggagcGCAAGGCCGGAAACATCAACGCCGGAGCTCTGGGCAGCATGGGCGACAAGGTTCTCAAGGCCAAAGCAGCGGTAGAAAAGGCGCGCAAGGCGAGAGAAGCCGGCGGCGACGTAAACAAGAGCTCGGGCGCGCTAGAAAAGTCGAGGCAATCGGGctctgccgctgctgtcCGGCAGCCCATGATACAGGACCGAAAGGTTGCTGCAAACGCCGCAGCATACACCACCGGCAAGGCCGCCGCCAGTTTCACCAGCACTGGTCTGACGCCCGAGACGAGCGGTGAAAGAGCGCTGCTAACGGACGAGGAGTTTATGCTCAAGCCGAAGCGCGTCAAGACCAAGGGCTATGCCAGGATAGAGACTAATCTGGGCAACCTCACCATCGAGCTGCAAACCGAGACGGCGCCTAAGGCAGTGTGGAATTTCATCAGGCTCGCTCAGACGGGCTACTACAAAGGCGTAGCATTTCATCGAAACATTCCCAACTTTATGATCCAGGGCGGCGATCCTACGGGCACCGGCAAGGGGGGCACAAGTATCTGGGGCAAGAACTTTAACGACGAGTTTGATGGTCCTCTAACTCATGACGCGCGAGGCACTG tctccatggccaacaagGGCAAAAACACAAACTCGAGCCAATTCTTCATCACCTACAAACCAACCCCCCACCTAGACCGCAAACACACAATCTTCGGCCGCGTAGAATCCGGCCTCGACGTCCTCGCCAAGATGGAAGACGTCCCCACCGACGGCTCCAACAGGCCCCTCAACAAAATCGTCATCAAGgacatcgtcgtcttcgtagACCCCTTTGAGGAATTCCAGGcccagaagaaggaaaaagagcGCCTCgacaagcagcaagaggagaTTCGCCTGCAGGGCGGCACGGAGGACGACAAGACGACGTGGACGGGCAAACGACTGCGCGGCGACGGCACGTTTGCCAAGCCGGATGCGAAGCAGAGCATCGGCAAGTATCTAGACGCGAGCGCAATGGATCAAGGGGGGTTAAGTAACAAAAGAGGCGGCGCTGGGGATGCAGACGACGTGGACACGTGGGAGACACAGCCgcgcaagaagatgaaagcaGGCGGCTTTGGAAACTTTGATAGCTGGTAA
- a CDS encoding fungal zn(2)-Cys(6) binuclear cluster domain-containing protein, whose protein sequence is MVYCGKPSKGCSNCRERKIRCDQKDPGCGQCTKRQIECPGYRNIVDLMFRDESNHVIKKATTAKPRIKKLKHGVRAAPKLDAAPLPLGPPLPSPSAGVLVLRDSPRPSKALSPFKSRPKNGPLLSVLLAGSSDHGDGYDDYDSWQTNSYPYEYERIVRRGHGDDDDDDNGDDSFEYDDDDDMLVHIPYAPSISLQERGTAFFFSRYVATDHGCYQNYDFIYDIWKPPSMNRMRGPDAPPLKRADALISAGMTAVGLVGLSKITGDRETMTRAQQSYGTALQLANAALRNPGEAVEDSTMLGVLILGTYEFISGHTPQTLHAWQEHINGAATLATMRGQAQFRTKAGVRMFLMLCHSVLISCIQSGLPMPKSIVDLRNELSHVADSKRPAWRVIDPLYRALQIRHDIKHRRITGVDEIVGSLVEIEEDFEKLINGLPPSWRYQNVRLTRSNPAIMGRTCHVYPGLTQATAWNAVRTMRMLVQETILEQLCHSVEDPTTLPVHHQMLLVKAMRMLRMLGEAVVGSVPQHFGIVSSRDVKYTKTKEAQPTVTAQNQSSTILATPSLLPPASDRDESKSPVPAWPRESVATRPTLLDPTQSELDNGRGCDSERFLTLATASNTIIWPLYTLGLSSSCTHETSAYIVDRLMSIYRETGLEQARVVAGMMQNKVESLTWASIPTTRLPSLPDDALPLVV, encoded by the exons atGGTCTACTGTGGCAAGCCCTCCAAGGGCTGCTCAAACTGCCGAGAGCGCAAGATCCGA TGCGATCAGAAAGACCCCGGCTGCGGCCAATGCACCAAGCGCCAGATTGAATGCCCCGGCTATCGCAACATCGTCGATCTCATGTTTCGCGACGAGAGCAACCATGTGATCAAAAAGGCAACCACCGCGAAGCCGcgcatcaagaagctgaaacATGGCGTCCGGGCCGCTCCGAAGCTAGACGCGGCGCCTCTACCTCTAGGACCGCCACTGCCCTCTCCGTCGGCGGGCGTCCTGGTTCTGCGCGACAGTCCGCGGCCCTCAAAGGCTCTGAGCCCCTTCAAGTCCCGTCCCAAGAACGGGCCTCTTCTGTCTGTGCTGCTGGCCGGCTCCAGTGACCATGGCGACGGCTACGACGACTACGACTCGTGGCAGACCAACTCGTATCCCTACGAGTACGAACGCATCGTCCGTCGCGGCCATggagacgacgacgacgacgacaatgGCGATGATAGCTTCGAatatgacgacgatgacgacatgCTGGTGCACATCCCCTATGCGCCGTCCATTTCTCTCCAGGAGCGTGGcactgccttcttcttctcgcgctATGTCGCCACCGACCATGGCTGCTATCAAAATTACGACTTCATCTACGACATCTGGAAGCCGCCCAGCATGAACCGCATGAGGGGCCCAGACGCACCTCCGCTCAAGAGGGCAGATGCTCTCATATCCGCCGGCATGACGGCCGTTGGCCTGGTCGGCCTGTCCAAAATCACAGGCGATCGCGAGACAATGACGCGTGCTCAGCAGAGCTATGGCACCGCTCTTCAGCTGGCCAACGCTGCTCTCCGAAACCCGGGTGAAGCTGTCGAGGATAGCACAATGCTGGGCGTCCTCATTCTCGGCACATACGAATTCATCTCTGGTCACACGCCGCAGACGTTGCACGCTTGGCAGGAACACATTAACGGCGCCGCCACGCTTGCCACCATGAGAGGCCAAGCACAATTTCGAACCAAGGCCGGCGTCAGAATGTTCCTCATGCTATGCCACTCCGTCCTCATCAGCTGCATCCAGAGCGGCCTGCCCATGCCAAAGTCCATTGTGGACCTGCGTAACGAGCTGAGCCATGTGGCAGACAGCAAGCGGCCGGCCTGGCGTGTCATTGATCCCTTATACAGGGCCCTTCAGATCCGACACGACATCAAGCACAGACGAATCACCGGTGTGGATGAAATCGTTGGTAGTcttgttgagattgaagaggacTTTGAAAAGCTCATCAATGGACTGCCGCCGTCTTGGCGCTATCAGAATGTCAGGTTGACCAGATCCAACCCGGCTATTATGGGTCGTACATGCCATGTCTATCCCGGTCTGACCCAGGCTACGGCTTGGAACGCTGTGCGGACCATGAGGATGCTCGTTCAGGAGACGATCCTGGAGCAGCTGTGCCACAGTGTCGAGGATCCCACCACTCTTCCAGTGCACCACCAGATGCTGTTGGTCAAGGCCATGAGGATGTTGCGCATGCTCGGCGAGGCTGTCGTTGGGAGCGTGCCCCAGCACTTTGGCATCGTGAGCTCCCGAGACGTCAAGTacaccaagaccaaggaggCTCAGCCTACCGTCACCGCTCAGAACCAGTCATCGACTATCCTGGCGACGCCGTCACTTCTGCCACCCGCCTCTGATCGAGACGAGAGCAAGTCTCCGGTTCCCGCCTGGCCGCGGGAGAGCGTAGCCACGCGCCCAACGTTGCTCGATCCAACACAGTCTGAGTTGGACAATGGTCGAGGCTGCGACTCGGAGAGGTTCCTGACGCTGGCTACGGCGAGTAACACAATCATCTGGCCGCTCTATACACTCGGCCTGTCTTCATCCTGCACCCATGAGACGAGTGCCTACATCGTCGATAGACTCATGTCCATCTATCGCGAGACGGGCTTGGAGCAGGCCCGAGTTGTGGCAGGCATGATGCAGAACAAGGTCGAGTCATTGACTTGGGCTAGTATTCCTACAACCCGTTTGCCGTCATTGCCTGATGATGCTTTGCCACTGGTGGTATAG
- a CDS encoding beta-1,3-glucanase domain-containing protein — translation MTPTTLSVVVKNNSDASQLYAYVTGRAAQGLFFLSADGTTPYFPTSPSSTLQPLAKDCAVAIGGPGRSRTLTVPRLDGARVWFSQESPLTFLVNPGPAVVEPSATNPADPNYGIRWAFAEFTLNEAELYVNVSYVDFFSVPVSLRLENGEGKVTSVEGMPAGALDEICGKLKAQAGVDKAGWDRLVVTQAGGSGQNLRALSPNSGRVMFQGLFDGYYRPYVDAVWKKYQSMDLVVNMQFADWGNAVGRVDASGQTLTFSGGGGSFAKPSEGDIFSCDSGPFAHGADVSDKQLNVGARLAAALNRSTLLDAVPHPEGEDVSMYYKEAVTNHYARICHEVSVGGRGYAFPYDDVGATEGTDQSGFLNDGDPKVLTIGVGGPL, via the coding sequence ATGACTCCAACTACCCTCAGCGTCGTGGTCAAAAACAACTCGGATGCCTCGCAGCTCTACGCCTACGTCACGGGCCGCGCAGCTCagggcctcttcttcctcagcgCCGACGGCACCACGCCGTACTTTCCAACTTCTCCGTCGTCCACCTTGCAGCCTCTCGCAAAAGACTGCGCCGTGGCCATTGGCGGGCCGGGCCGGAGCCGCACGCTGACGGTGCCGAGGCTGGACGGGGCGCGGGTCTGGTTCAGCCAAGAGTCGCCGCTGACGTTTCTTGTCAACCCGGGCccggcggtggtggagcCTTCGGCGACGAACCCTGCGGACCCGAATTATGGGATTCGATGGGCGTTTGCGGAGTTTACGTTGAATGAGGCTGAGCTGTATGTCAATGTGTCGTATGTTGATTTCTTTAGCGTGCCGGTGAGTCTGAGGTTGGAGAATGGGGAGGGCAAGGTGACGAGTGTGGAGGGGATGCCGGCGGGTGCGTTGGATGAGATTTGTGGCAAGTTGAAGGCGCAGGCGGGCGTGGATAAGGCGGGATGGGATCGGTTGGTTGTGACTCAGGCTGGGGGGAGTGGACAGAACTTGCGTGCTTTGAGTCCCAACTCGGGGAGGGTCATGTTCCAGGGGTTATTCGACGGGTACTATCGCCCATACGTGGACGCCGTGTGGAAGAAGTACCAGTCGATGGACCTCGTCGTCAACATGCAGTTCGCCGACTGGGGCAACGCCGTCGGTCGAGTTGATGCCTCGGGCCAGACGCTCACCTTCTCcggcggcggaggcagcTTTGCGAAGCCCTCGGAGGGAGACATCTTCTCGTGCGACTCCGGGCCTTTTGCGCACGGGGCGGACGTGTCGGACAAGCAGTTGAATGTCGGGGCGcggctggcggcggcgctgaaCAGGAGTACTTTGCTGGACGCGGTGCCGCATCCGGAGGGGGAAGATGTGAGTATGTATTATAAGGAGGCGGTGACGAACCACTATGCGAGGATTTGTCACGAGGTGAGtgttggggggagggggtaTGCGTTTCCGTATGATGATGTTGGGGCGACGGAGGGGACGGACCAGAGCGGGTTCTTGAATGATGGGGATCCGAAGGTGTTGACGATTGGAGTTGGGGGGCCTCTTTGA
- a CDS encoding glycosyl hydrolases family 16 domain-containing protein, translating into MATAPGLGLLLALVVVLMSGLVAADCECGFLTQQTSGNQTRNGTINGNEQLFFTNMMESKFFAMRDISRDGTWKRQQYNVSARAGRGEYGKSFGLDNVYTTAREGDDTDATESDGSNNSDGGDGVGLVVGSTVWDEAIPVAELDSARKDLHYGSYRAGMKLTAVNGTCAAFFWYFNDTQEIDMEFLSREFDPVKKIYPANLVIQSEASRKAGYDASKTGTFKVVNLTFDPTAGFHEYRFDYLPNRVLFYADSQLLAEMNGTSVPSGPGHIILQHWSNGNPLWSGGPPEEDAVLTVSYVKAYFNSSDSNVQSSWAESCRKARSDSSDDMSSDRVCTVADPSGGGNDNESGATCLGSIGTMMRSAIALVLMMTCL; encoded by the exons ATGGCTACTGCTCCGGGATTGGGCCTGTTGCTGGCcctggtggtggtgctcATGTCGGGCCTGGTGGCAGCGGACTGTGAGTGCGGATTCCTCACGCAGCAGACCTCTGGGAATCAAACACGGAACGGAACTATAAATGGAAACGAGCAACTGTTCTTTACCAACATGATGGAGAGCAAGTTCTTTGCGATGCGAGACATTTCGCGGGACGGCACGTGGAAGAGGCAGCAGTACAACGTTTCGGCGAGGGCTGGGAGAGGCGAGTATGGCAAGTCGTTTGGTTTGGACAATGTGTATACGACTGCTCGTGAGGGCGACGATACTGATGCTACGGAGAGCGATGGATCGAACAACTCGGATGGTGGTGACGGGGTTGGGCTTGTGGTGGGCAGCACTGTTTGGGATGAGGCTATTCCGGTGGCGGAGCTGGACTCGGCGAGGAAGGACTTGCATTACGGCTCGTATCGTGCGGGCATGAAGCTGACGGCCGTCAATGGCACCTGTGCGGCTTTTTTCTGG TACTTCAATGACACCCAGGAGATTGACATGGAGTTTCTGTCGCGAGAGTTTGACCCCGTGAAGAAGATCTATCCCGCCAATCTCGTGATCCAGTCGGAAGCATCGCGGAAGGCGGGCTATGATGCGTCCAAGACGGGCACCTTCAAGGTGGTCAACCTCACGTTTGACCCTACGGCTGGATTCCACGAGTATCGCTTCGACTACCTACCCAATCGCGTCTTGTTCTATGCCGATAGCCAGCTGCTGGCCGAGATGAATGGAACCTCGGTGCCCTCTGGTCCTGGTCACATCATTCTTCAGCATTGGAGCAACGGAAATCCCCTGTGGTCTGGAGGCCCTCCCGAGGAGGATGCTGTTCTCACTGTGAGCTATGTCAAGGCCTACTTTAACTCTTCAGACTCGAATGTTCAATCCAGCTGGGCTGAGAGCTGCCGAAAGGCACGCAGCGACAGTTCAGACGATATGAGCAGTGACAGAGTGTGTACGGTTGCAGAC CCAAGCGGCGGCGGAAATGATAATGAGAGCGGCGCGACGTGTCTGGGCAGCATCgggacgatgatgagaagtGCGATAGCGCTGgtcttgatgatgacttgCTTGTGA